From the genome of Nocardia sp. NBC_01503, one region includes:
- a CDS encoding cytochrome P450: MTTTKSAAAQSIPHPPNRIPILGDVLGMDRKRPNQKTLWQFSQLGPLYRRSFVGGVHLTFAGSAALMREVIDEKTWMRHFARPYEKLVPVGGDGLFTASNDSAEWRHGHEVLIQGFVPAAMSDYHDTMLNVAELTSRWLGDTRTVTDTAAMMGDTALEVIGRAGFGYSVGAFESDAAERAPFAAALTRVFSYAQESAIPLLGKLFGGSKRDRQHAQDIEFMKSTVLEVIETRRRTGERCPDLLDRMMHPAEGPALPDDNIADQVLTLFIAGHETTGNLLSFATHFLARDPELAAQVRAEAAAVTTDGRIAYEDVAKLRVTDAVIAETLRLWPTAPGFFREAREDTTLGGYPIAAGEWVFVLLLAVQRDPGVWGGDAGEFRPDRWLENGFRPKPWMYRPFGTGPRSCIGQAFALHEAKLIIASLVRDFELASTGELDVEENLTLRPSNLEVTFSRIK, translated from the coding sequence ATGACGACAACCAAATCCGCTGCCGCACAGAGCATTCCGCATCCACCGAACCGGATTCCGATCCTTGGTGACGTGCTCGGCATGGACCGCAAACGCCCGAATCAGAAGACTCTGTGGCAGTTTTCGCAGTTGGGGCCGCTCTATCGCAGGTCATTCGTCGGCGGGGTGCATCTGACGTTCGCCGGGTCGGCGGCGCTGATGCGCGAGGTCATCGACGAAAAGACCTGGATGCGACATTTCGCGAGACCCTACGAGAAGCTGGTCCCGGTCGGCGGAGATGGCCTGTTCACCGCGTCGAACGATTCCGCGGAGTGGCGGCACGGGCACGAAGTCCTGATTCAGGGGTTCGTGCCGGCGGCGATGTCCGATTACCACGACACGATGCTGAACGTGGCGGAGCTGACCTCGCGGTGGCTCGGCGATACCCGGACCGTCACCGACACCGCGGCCATGATGGGCGATACCGCCCTCGAGGTGATCGGCCGCGCGGGATTCGGCTACAGCGTCGGGGCATTCGAAAGCGATGCGGCAGAACGAGCTCCGTTCGCCGCTGCGCTGACCCGAGTGTTCTCCTATGCACAGGAGTCCGCGATTCCGTTGCTGGGCAAGCTATTCGGCGGCAGCAAGCGCGATCGCCAGCACGCCCAGGACATCGAATTCATGAAATCCACTGTGCTGGAGGTGATCGAAACCCGGCGGCGGACCGGCGAGCGGTGCCCGGATCTACTGGATCGCATGATGCATCCTGCCGAAGGTCCGGCACTGCCGGACGACAATATCGCCGATCAGGTGCTGACACTTTTCATCGCCGGACACGAGACCACCGGCAACCTGCTCTCCTTCGCCACACACTTCCTGGCTCGTGATCCGGAGCTCGCGGCACAAGTGCGCGCAGAAGCCGCCGCGGTTACCACCGACGGACGAATCGCCTACGAGGACGTTGCCAAGCTGCGGGTCACCGACGCGGTAATCGCCGAAACACTCAGACTCTGGCCCACCGCACCCGGATTCTTCCGAGAGGCGCGAGAAGACACCACACTCGGCGGCTACCCGATCGCGGCAGGGGAATGGGTGTTCGTGTTGCTGCTCGCGGTCCAGCGCGACCCCGGGGTATGGGGTGGCGACGCCGGGGAATTCCGGCCGGATCGGTGGCTAGAGAACGGGTTTCGGCCCAAACCGTGGATGTACCGGCCCTTCGGCACGGGTCCGCGCTCGTGCATCGGTCAGGCGTTCGCGCTGCACGAGGCGAAGCTGATCATTGCCTCGCTGGTGCGCGATTTCGAACTGGCCAGCACTGGCGAGCTGGATGTCGAAGAGAATTTGACGCTGCGCCCGTCCAATCTCGAGGTCACCTTCAGCCGTATCAAGTAA
- a CDS encoding helix-turn-helix domain-containing protein: MGQVALARREVLDLSKQAVHAAVGLNPLTLSKIENGQAGRLRKDTLARLDKVLQWQDGSAEAAWTMGRPPVEVTKSAQTVPSVLYIPFPPELIQDTVKLAELVAHIAGDDERWAALVADMDTVADRVLRAWTIADIERQRFEGTLSPATIEMLLGHYMRRAPEAPTVQDQDELMYLRWLLGRLPDTTPADQEERFAQRWARVQQMYAAPRRIS, from the coding sequence TTGGGCCAGGTGGCGCTCGCTCGGCGTGAAGTGCTGGACCTGTCCAAGCAGGCGGTTCACGCGGCCGTCGGGCTGAATCCGCTTACCCTCAGCAAGATCGAGAACGGCCAGGCCGGGCGACTGCGCAAGGACACCTTGGCCCGGCTGGACAAGGTGTTGCAATGGCAGGACGGCTCCGCCGAGGCCGCCTGGACGATGGGGCGGCCTCCGGTGGAGGTCACCAAGTCCGCGCAAACCGTTCCGAGCGTGCTGTACATACCGTTTCCGCCCGAGCTGATCCAGGACACCGTCAAGCTGGCCGAGCTGGTCGCCCACATCGCCGGCGATGACGAGCGCTGGGCGGCGCTTGTGGCCGATATGGATACCGTCGCTGACCGGGTCTTGCGTGCCTGGACGATCGCCGATATCGAACGTCAGCGGTTCGAGGGCACGCTGAGTCCGGCGACGATCGAGATGCTGCTCGGGCATTACATGCGCCGCGCTCCCGAGGCGCCGACCGTCCAGGATCAGGACGAATTGATGTATCTGCGCTGGTTGTTGGGCAGGCTCCCGGATACCACGCCCGCCGATCAGGAAGAACGTTTTGCCCAGCGATGGGCGCGTGTGCAGCAGATGTACGCCGCGCCTCGCCGGATCAGCTGA
- a CDS encoding TSUP family transporter — protein sequence MDVADWAVLLTAATAAGWVDAVVGGGGLIVLPTLFVVLPGLAPQTALGTNKIAAFSGTTAAVITFARKVPMRWKLLVPGAVIAAVAAACGSALVALIDRKYFIPIVMVVLIGVAIFVTLRPSVGVTMATHPPTRRKTLLVVGLAAGLIGLYDGVLGPGTGTFLIITFATLLGTEFVRAAAMAKVINCGSNLGSLIFLASTGHVLWALGLSMAVANVAGSIVGSRMALAKGAGFVRIVLLVVVVAMVIRLGWQQFG from the coding sequence GTGGACGTTGCGGACTGGGCGGTCTTGCTGACCGCGGCTACGGCGGCGGGGTGGGTCGACGCGGTGGTGGGCGGGGGCGGATTGATCGTGCTGCCCACGCTTTTCGTGGTGTTACCGGGGCTGGCGCCGCAAACCGCCTTGGGTACCAACAAGATCGCGGCCTTCTCCGGGACCACCGCGGCGGTGATCACCTTCGCGCGCAAGGTGCCGATGCGGTGGAAGTTGCTGGTTCCCGGTGCGGTGATCGCCGCCGTCGCGGCGGCCTGCGGATCGGCGCTGGTGGCCTTGATCGACCGCAAGTACTTCATTCCGATCGTGATGGTGGTGCTGATCGGGGTGGCGATCTTCGTGACGCTGCGACCGTCGGTGGGTGTCACCATGGCCACCCATCCGCCGACGCGGCGTAAGACACTGCTGGTGGTCGGCCTCGCAGCCGGGTTGATCGGACTCTACGACGGTGTGCTCGGACCGGGTACCGGGACGTTCCTGATCATTACCTTCGCCACGCTGCTGGGCACCGAGTTCGTGCGCGCCGCGGCCATGGCGAAGGTGATCAACTGCGGTTCGAATCTGGGATCGCTGATCTTCCTGGCTTCCACCGGACATGTGCTGTGGGCGCTCGGATTGTCCATGGCGGTCGCGAATGTGGCCGGGTCCATTGTGGGTTCGCGCATGGCCCTGGCCAAGGGCGCGGGTTTCGTGCGCATCGTGCTGCTGGTTGTGGTGGTGGCCATGGTGATTCGCCTCGGCTGGCAGCAGTTCGGCTGA
- a CDS encoding helix-turn-helix domain-containing protein — translation MPPSALRDRKRERTRRALYEAAVEMFESRGYEATTVADIAAAAEVGTRTFFNYFASKEELLFPEPDDRVSAAAQAIAARRPDERPVEVLLRALRAVGDNPGEHLGDTLAARIAVVRAQVSRTVPAVSGRAAYAQLATQQEIARQLRAAFPEELDEVGAAALVGAVVGAVSGALTAIFQSGAFTDPEQLQRKIQETTSKVLAPWLTQSAPAAVASADPDASHSHSMEAAPRVDETGSAAPRPADTRPEPARRTDIPVRHLGAAVLRRQPPEPLHQIPAGQCVTIEPAVTPVAETGGESSWRGGSSAPDPEPDPAGDLRVRAGALA, via the coding sequence GTGCCGCCATCAGCGCTCCGCGACCGCAAACGAGAACGCACCCGCCGTGCCCTCTACGAGGCCGCCGTCGAAATGTTCGAGAGCAGAGGTTATGAGGCGACCACCGTCGCCGATATCGCCGCCGCCGCCGAAGTGGGCACTCGAACGTTCTTCAACTACTTCGCCAGCAAAGAGGAGCTCCTCTTTCCCGAACCCGACGATCGGGTGAGCGCGGCCGCCCAGGCCATTGCCGCCCGCCGTCCCGACGAACGCCCCGTCGAGGTGTTACTACGTGCCTTACGCGCGGTCGGGGACAATCCCGGCGAACACCTCGGCGACACCCTGGCCGCCCGAATCGCGGTGGTACGAGCGCAGGTTTCGCGCACCGTGCCCGCGGTGAGCGGCCGCGCCGCCTACGCCCAGCTGGCCACGCAACAGGAGATCGCCCGCCAACTCCGCGCCGCCTTCCCCGAGGAGCTCGACGAGGTCGGCGCCGCCGCCCTGGTCGGCGCGGTCGTCGGCGCCGTCTCCGGTGCGCTCACCGCGATCTTCCAGAGTGGTGCGTTCACCGATCCCGAACAGCTGCAACGCAAAATCCAGGAGACCACCTCCAAGGTGCTGGCCCCCTGGCTGACCCAGTCCGCCCCCGCCGCGGTGGCCAGCGCCGATCCGGACGCCAGCCATTCGCACTCCATGGAGGCCGCGCCGCGAGTGGACGAGACCGGATCGGCGGCGCCGCGCCCCGCCGACACCCGCCCGGAGCCCGCACGCCGCACCGATATTCCGGTCCGGCACCTGGGCGCAGCGGTCCTGCGCCGCCAGCCCCCCGAACCACTGCACCAGATCCCCGCCGGTCAGTGCGTCACCATCGAACCCGCCGTCACTCCCGTTGCGGAAACGGGCGGCGAATCATCGTGGCGCGGTGGCTCTTCCGCCCCCGACCCCGAGCCCGACCCGGCCGGTGACCTACGGGTGCGCGCGGGCGCGCTCGCCTGA
- a CDS encoding TldD/PmbA family protein gives MSIATKVVDEEFRALPLNALAEAALTAARAAGAEYADLRVHRIVQQSIRLRDGRVESVRDSTDLGFAVRVIVDGTWGFASHADLTPESAVEVARRAVTVATTLRGLNRERVELAPEPRYVDVEYVSSYDIDPFAVPTPEKVALLLDYSERLKASDGVDHVTADVLQVKEQTCYADTFGSRITQQRVRLHPQLEAITVDPSAGVFETMRTLAAPTGRGWEYVTGADGTWDWNGELARIPGWLAEKVKAPTVTAGPTDLVIDPTNLWLTIHESIGHATEYDRAIGYESAYAGTSFATPDKLGTLRYGTPIMHVTGDRTQEHGLASVGWDDEGVAGQQWDLVREGTLVGYQLDRVFAPRLGLERSNGCSYADSAHHVPIQRMANVSLQPDPTRDTSTAELISRVENGIYIVGDKSWSIDMQRYNFQFTGQRFFRIRNGELAGQLRDVAYQATTTDFWGSMEAVGGPSTWVLGGAFNCGKAQPGQVAAVSHGCPSVLVRGINILNTRAEAGQ, from the coding sequence GTGAGCATCGCAACCAAGGTCGTGGACGAGGAGTTCCGCGCACTGCCGCTGAACGCGCTCGCGGAGGCCGCTCTGACGGCGGCGCGAGCGGCCGGGGCCGAGTACGCGGACCTGCGGGTGCATCGGATCGTGCAGCAGTCCATTCGATTGCGGGACGGGCGTGTCGAATCGGTGCGTGACAGTACCGATCTCGGCTTCGCGGTGCGCGTGATCGTCGACGGCACCTGGGGGTTCGCCTCGCACGCGGATCTCACGCCGGAGTCGGCGGTAGAGGTGGCGCGGCGCGCTGTCACGGTCGCCACCACTCTGCGCGGATTGAATCGCGAGCGTGTCGAGCTCGCACCCGAGCCGCGCTATGTGGATGTCGAGTACGTCTCCTCGTACGACATCGATCCGTTCGCCGTGCCGACACCGGAGAAAGTCGCACTGCTGCTGGACTATTCGGAGCGGCTCAAAGCCTCCGACGGTGTGGATCACGTGACGGCGGATGTCCTGCAGGTCAAGGAGCAGACCTGCTACGCCGATACGTTCGGATCGCGGATCACCCAGCAGCGGGTGCGATTGCATCCGCAGCTCGAGGCGATCACCGTCGATCCGTCGGCGGGCGTGTTCGAGACCATGCGGACCCTGGCCGCTCCGACGGGGCGCGGCTGGGAGTACGTCACCGGCGCGGACGGAACCTGGGACTGGAACGGCGAACTCGCGCGGATTCCCGGATGGCTGGCTGAGAAGGTGAAGGCCCCGACGGTCACGGCCGGGCCGACCGATCTGGTGATCGATCCGACCAATCTGTGGCTGACGATTCACGAGTCCATCGGTCACGCGACCGAGTACGACCGGGCCATCGGCTATGAATCCGCGTATGCCGGAACCTCCTTCGCGACCCCCGACAAGCTCGGCACGCTGCGCTACGGCACGCCGATCATGCATGTCACCGGTGACCGCACCCAGGAACACGGCCTGGCCAGTGTCGGCTGGGACGATGAGGGCGTGGCCGGACAGCAATGGGATCTGGTGCGCGAGGGCACCCTGGTCGGCTATCAACTCGATCGCGTCTTCGCACCGCGGCTCGGCCTGGAGCGCTCGAACGGTTGCTCATACGCCGATTCGGCACACCATGTTCCGATCCAGCGCATGGCGAATGTGTCCCTGCAACCCGATCCGACACGTGACACCAGCACCGCCGAGCTGATCTCCCGGGTGGAGAACGGCATCTACATCGTCGGCGACAAATCCTGGTCGATCGATATGCAGCGCTACAACTTCCAATTCACCGGCCAGCGGTTCTTCCGCATCCGCAATGGTGAACTCGCCGGGCAGCTGCGTGATGTCGCGTATCAGGCGACCACCACCGACTTCTGGGGATCGATGGAGGCGGTCGGCGGGCCCTCGACCTGGGTGCTCGGCGGCGCCTTCAATTGCGGTAAAGCGCAGCCCGGTCAGGTGGCGGCGGTTTCGCACGGTTGCCCGTCGGTGCTGGTGCGCGGCATCAATATTCTCAATACCCGCGCCGAGGCCGGACAGTAG
- a CDS encoding metallopeptidase TldD-related protein, with protein MLPAPEVVERALRSSRADEAIVIVTDAHEASLRWAGNSMTTNGSSVARDWAVMSVFRDAAGAARVGSVSSTSVDPADIEYVVRASEEAARTAEPARDAMPLLDPEIVDKATLDSMLDWEGAAGTTDIGVFTELARDLAPGFDGSDQLYGFAHHQMHSTWLGTSTGVRRRWVQPTGSVEINGKRGAGAELASAWVGAGTTDFQDVDVPGLLAELSRRLDWGKRRVELPAGRYETLLPPSAVADLMIYMAWSMEGRGAHEGHTAFSRAGGTRIGERLTDIPLTLYSDPSAAGLEYRPFVATPASSESLSVFDNGLTAQRANWVHNGVIESLVYPRATAAEFDATVAVPGENLLMTGGSEASLADMIARTERGLLLTCLWYIREVDPATLLLTGLTRDGVYLVENGEVTAAVNNFRFNESPLDLLRRVSEAGRSEITLPREWKDWFTRTSMPALRIPDFHMSSVSQAT; from the coding sequence GTGCTCCCCGCCCCCGAGGTCGTCGAACGCGCGCTGCGGTCCTCGCGCGCCGATGAGGCGATCGTGATCGTCACCGACGCGCACGAGGCGTCGCTGCGCTGGGCCGGAAACTCCATGACCACCAATGGTTCCTCGGTCGCGCGGGACTGGGCGGTGATGTCGGTGTTCCGCGATGCCGCCGGTGCCGCTCGCGTCGGCAGCGTCAGCTCCACGAGTGTGGATCCGGCCGATATCGAGTATGTGGTGCGCGCCAGCGAGGAGGCCGCGCGCACCGCCGAACCGGCGCGCGATGCCATGCCGCTGCTGGATCCGGAGATCGTGGACAAGGCGACCCTGGACTCCATGCTGGATTGGGAGGGTGCGGCCGGGACCACCGATATCGGCGTATTCACCGAACTGGCACGCGATCTCGCGCCCGGATTCGACGGGTCCGATCAGCTGTACGGGTTCGCGCATCATCAAATGCACTCGACGTGGCTGGGCACCTCCACCGGGGTGCGGCGGCGCTGGGTGCAGCCGACCGGGTCGGTGGAGATCAACGGCAAGCGCGGGGCGGGTGCCGAGCTGGCGAGCGCGTGGGTCGGCGCGGGCACCACGGACTTCCAGGATGTGGATGTGCCCGGCCTGCTCGCCGAGCTGTCGCGGCGGCTGGACTGGGGTAAGCGGCGGGTGGAGCTGCCCGCCGGGCGCTATGAGACGCTGCTGCCGCCCTCTGCCGTCGCCGATCTCATGATCTATATGGCGTGGTCCATGGAGGGCCGCGGCGCGCACGAGGGCCACACCGCCTTCTCTCGTGCGGGCGGAACGCGAATCGGTGAGCGGCTCACCGATATTCCGCTCACCTTGTATTCGGATCCCAGTGCCGCCGGGCTGGAGTACCGGCCGTTCGTGGCCACGCCCGCCTCGTCGGAGTCGCTGTCGGTCTTCGACAACGGACTGACCGCGCAGCGCGCGAACTGGGTGCACAACGGCGTGATCGAATCGCTGGTGTACCCCCGCGCCACCGCCGCCGAATTCGATGCCACCGTAGCGGTTCCCGGTGAGAACCTGCTCATGACGGGCGGTAGCGAGGCATCGCTGGCGGATATGATCGCCCGCACCGAACGCGGGCTGCTGCTCACCTGTCTCTGGTATATCCGCGAAGTCGATCCCGCGACCCTGCTGCTCACCGGCCTCACCCGCGACGGCGTATATCTGGTCGAGAACGGCGAAGTCACCGCCGCGGTCAACAATTTCCGCTTCAACGAATCACCCCTGGATCTACTGCGCCGGGTGAGCGAAGCGGGCCGCAGCGAAATCACCCTCCCCCGTGAGTGGAAGGACTGGTTCACCCGAACCTCCATGCCCGCCTTGCGAATCCCGGACTTCCACATGTCCTCGGTGAGCCAGGCAACCTAG
- a CDS encoding alpha/beta fold hydrolase: MSTSTVISKDGTVIAYSKIGTGPAVLLVDGAFCHRDMGPSTPVAKELSDSYTVYTYDRRGRGESGDTQPYDPQREIEDLASVAAEAGEPVHICAFSSGVPLALEAIRHGLAVDKLGLYEFPLVTDGSRKPAPADYHRRLSDLITAEKRGAAIRYFMHTGVGAPALTVAAFPLMPGWSKLKKSAHTLPYDSRFMSDALDGTPIPTDRYTYITAPTMIFVGSKSPKWMHHGNTALAQAIPTAHYAELPGQSHQVKPKLFTPTLKSFLAR, translated from the coding sequence ATGAGCACCTCGACCGTGATCTCCAAGGACGGCACCGTCATCGCGTATTCCAAGATCGGCACCGGCCCCGCCGTCCTGCTGGTCGACGGCGCGTTCTGCCACCGCGATATGGGGCCCAGCACCCCGGTGGCCAAGGAACTCTCGGATAGCTACACCGTCTACACCTACGATCGCCGCGGCCGCGGCGAAAGCGGTGACACCCAGCCCTACGACCCGCAACGCGAAATCGAGGATCTCGCCTCGGTGGCCGCCGAAGCCGGTGAGCCCGTGCACATCTGCGCCTTCTCGTCGGGCGTGCCGCTCGCGCTGGAGGCCATCCGTCACGGCCTCGCCGTCGACAAACTCGGCCTCTACGAATTCCCCTTGGTCACCGACGGCTCCCGCAAACCGGCCCCCGCCGACTACCACCGCCGGCTGAGCGATCTCATCACCGCCGAAAAGCGCGGCGCCGCAATCCGATACTTCATGCACACCGGCGTAGGCGCCCCCGCCCTGACGGTGGCCGCATTCCCCCTGATGCCCGGCTGGTCCAAACTCAAGAAATCCGCCCACACCCTCCCCTACGACAGCCGCTTCATGTCCGACGCCCTCGACGGCACCCCCATCCCCACCGACCGCTACACCTACATCACCGCCCCCACCATGATCTTCGTAGGCTCCAAAAGCCCCAAATGGATGCACCACGGCAACACCGCCCTGGCCCAAGCCATCCCCACCGCCCACTACGCCGAACTCCCCGGCCAATCCCACCAGGTCAAACCCAAACTCTTCACCCCAACCCTGAAGAGCTTCCTCGCCCGCTGA
- a CDS encoding pyridoxal-dependent decarboxylase, with translation MSDGFSIGIGTRMAARQVEAIAASVGDPRRNLATFSTAAIPLEGIGIHGRMLAYNAVNREEYPCVGLFESGCLGFLARRWNLQPVSNCAVSGMSTFGSSEAAQLAATALWWTKCPTGSTRTARPNLVMAANAHVCWRQLCRFIGIEPRVVAVHPRTQTACPTTLSSACDANTIGVVATLGATYTGLTDPIEDIQVGLDDLYARSGVDIDIHVDAASGGFSVPFLRPDREWDFRLPRVRSINTSGHKYGMVPPTLGWIMWRDRSALPDEMFCDSDYLSGSTRTLGLGYSRPAAHVAHQYFNILGYGVDGYTRILRRCAQTATALAAILDTDPELVRVSDPGQLPIVVAAGPRERVETVAAALHTRGWRVPTYDMPWSGQRALRIVCRPDMGTELADQLTGDLQVALRTTHRSNRIGAEPVAVASGGML, from the coding sequence ATGAGCGACGGTTTCTCGATTGGTATCGGCACGCGTATGGCGGCTCGACAGGTCGAGGCGATCGCCGCGTCGGTCGGCGATCCACGCCGTAATCTGGCGACGTTCTCGACGGCCGCGATTCCGTTGGAGGGCATCGGAATTCACGGCCGGATGCTTGCCTACAATGCGGTGAACCGGGAAGAATACCCGTGTGTAGGTCTCTTCGAATCCGGTTGCCTGGGATTTCTGGCCCGGCGGTGGAATCTACAGCCGGTCTCGAACTGCGCGGTGTCGGGGATGTCGACATTCGGATCGAGCGAGGCCGCGCAATTGGCCGCGACCGCGCTGTGGTGGACCAAATGCCCGACCGGGAGCACCCGAACGGCTCGCCCCAACCTGGTGATGGCCGCGAACGCGCATGTGTGCTGGCGGCAGCTGTGCCGATTCATCGGTATCGAACCACGAGTCGTGGCGGTGCACCCGCGGACTCAGACCGCTTGCCCGACAACACTTTCGAGCGCATGTGACGCGAACACCATCGGAGTCGTGGCGACCTTGGGCGCGACGTACACCGGATTGACCGACCCGATCGAGGATATCCAGGTCGGCCTGGACGACCTGTACGCCCGGTCCGGCGTCGATATCGACATCCACGTGGACGCGGCCTCGGGCGGCTTCTCGGTCCCTTTCCTGCGACCGGATCGCGAGTGGGATTTCCGCCTCCCGAGGGTCCGCTCGATCAACACCTCAGGACACAAGTACGGCATGGTCCCGCCCACTCTCGGGTGGATCATGTGGCGTGACCGTTCCGCGCTGCCCGATGAAATGTTTTGCGACAGTGACTATCTCAGCGGCAGCACCCGCACTCTCGGCCTCGGGTACTCCCGGCCGGCCGCCCATGTCGCCCACCAGTACTTCAACATTCTCGGCTACGGAGTCGACGGCTATACGCGAATCCTGCGCCGATGCGCCCAGACCGCGACCGCGCTCGCGGCGATCCTGGACACGGACCCCGAACTGGTTCGCGTATCCGATCCCGGCCAGCTGCCGATCGTGGTGGCGGCGGGCCCGCGTGAGCGCGTGGAGACCGTCGCGGCGGCCCTGCATACCCGCGGATGGCGGGTGCCCACCTATGACATGCCATGGTCGGGACAGCGCGCACTGCGGATCGTGTGCCGCCCGGACATGGGTACCGAGCTGGCCGATCAGCTCACCGGAGATCTGCAAGTCGCACTACGAACAACGCACCGCAGCAATCGAATCGGGGCCGAGCCGGTCGCCGTCGCATCAGGAGGAATGCTGTGA
- a CDS encoding nitrilase-related carbon-nitrogen hydrolase, translated as MTTVEIVADLLALDPPPEGGGLRIALYQGAGEVGTAAAVEQNMERLEHIVRKAAEYRAQLVVFPEKYNTGYAIGVSERDALAETVDGPSVERARRAAKDAEIAIVLPYPEREPHEGGSRFYDAIACVTADGTVAANYRKTHLYGAAERRNYSFGSELPPVVEINGMTVGILNCYECEFPPLYQYLAEQGARIVIGPTAADRHFTLADGSPSLVPYQDATRHIIPAMASVWGMFVAYCNRRGWEETDAGCWQYRANSGIWSPTGEPVIAAGPEHQHHDALFIADCRPDAHRRFSPEGRHLTDNRLGLNLNLRAGV; from the coding sequence GTGACCACTGTCGAGATCGTCGCGGACCTGCTCGCTCTCGATCCCCCGCCCGAGGGCGGCGGGCTGAGGATCGCCCTGTACCAGGGCGCGGGGGAAGTCGGCACCGCGGCGGCGGTGGAACAGAATATGGAACGGCTCGAACACATCGTCCGTAAGGCGGCCGAATACCGCGCGCAACTCGTGGTGTTCCCCGAGAAATACAACACCGGATACGCCATCGGGGTGAGCGAGCGAGACGCGCTGGCCGAGACCGTCGACGGTCCGAGTGTGGAACGCGCCCGGCGCGCAGCCAAGGACGCCGAGATCGCGATCGTGCTGCCATACCCGGAACGTGAACCGCACGAAGGCGGTTCACGCTTCTACGACGCCATCGCCTGCGTCACCGCGGATGGGACGGTGGCGGCGAACTATCGCAAGACACACCTGTACGGTGCGGCCGAGCGACGCAACTACAGCTTCGGATCCGAACTGCCTCCGGTCGTGGAGATCAACGGAATGACGGTGGGCATACTCAACTGCTACGAATGCGAGTTCCCACCCCTCTATCAGTATCTGGCCGAACAGGGAGCCCGGATCGTCATCGGCCCGACCGCCGCGGACCGGCATTTCACCCTCGCTGACGGCAGCCCCTCGCTGGTGCCCTATCAGGACGCGACCCGCCACATCATCCCGGCGATGGCGAGCGTCTGGGGCATGTTCGTCGCCTACTGCAATCGGCGCGGCTGGGAGGAGACCGACGCCGGCTGCTGGCAGTACCGCGCGAACTCGGGCATCTGGTCACCGACGGGAGAACCGGTCATCGCCGCCGGACCCGAACATCAGCATCATGACGCCCTGTTCATCGCCGACTGCCGCCCCGACGCCCACCGCCGCTTCAGCCCCGAAGGCCGCCACCTCACCGATAACCGACTCGGCCTGAACCTGAACCTGCGCGCCGGAGTGTGA
- a CDS encoding SDR family NAD(P)-dependent oxidoreductase has protein sequence MNLQGAKVLLTGATGGIGHALAIALAERGGQMILTGRRTGLLEPLAQKLGGRAVHADLTDPDSVHELLAEAGEIDVLVANAALPATGLLADYTLDQIDRALDVNLRAPIVMTKLASEQMAVRRRGHLVFISSLSGKTASAQASLYNATKFGLRGFALALREDMRPHNVGVSTIFPGYISDAGMFADSGAALPRGARTRSPHDVARATVRAIENNIAEIDVAPLGLRTVALLGGIAPRLSAAIQRRSGSDKVTQQLAEGQRYKR, from the coding sequence ATGAACCTCCAAGGCGCGAAGGTGCTGTTGACCGGAGCCACCGGCGGGATCGGCCACGCGCTGGCAATAGCACTGGCCGAGCGCGGCGGGCAGATGATCCTGACCGGTCGCCGCACCGGCCTTCTCGAGCCGCTGGCCCAGAAGCTGGGCGGCAGGGCCGTGCACGCCGACCTGACCGATCCGGACTCCGTGCACGAACTGCTCGCCGAAGCGGGCGAGATCGACGTGCTCGTGGCCAACGCCGCCCTGCCTGCGACAGGTCTGCTGGCCGATTACACCCTCGACCAAATCGACCGAGCCCTCGACGTCAACCTCCGTGCACCCATCGTGATGACCAAACTCGCCTCCGAACAGATGGCTGTTCGCCGCCGTGGTCACCTCGTCTTCATCTCCTCCCTGTCCGGCAAAACCGCCTCCGCGCAGGCATCGCTCTACAACGCCACCAAATTCGGACTACGCGGCTTCGCCCTCGCCCTGCGTGAAGACATGCGACCCCACAACGTGGGCGTCTCAACGATATTCCCCGGCTACATCAGCGACGCGGGCATGTTCGCCGACTCCGGCGCCGCACTGCCCCGAGGGGCCCGCACCAGATCACCGCACGACGTCGCCCGCGCAACCGTACGCGCTATCGAGAACAACATCGCCGAAATCGACGTCGCCCCGCTCGGCCTGCGGACCGTCGCACTGCTCGGCGGCATCGCCCCACGCCTGTCGGCCGCGATCCAACGCCGCAGCGGCAGCGACAAAGTCACCCAACAGCTCGCCGAAGGCCAACGCTACAAACGATGA